A genomic region of Oncorhynchus mykiss isolate Arlee chromosome 16, USDA_OmykA_1.1, whole genome shotgun sequence contains the following coding sequences:
- the LOC110491052 gene encoding inositol 1,4,5-triphosphate receptor associated 2: protein MTSTLKALCLDSIRSKILQRLELCLDILGGTVERISNTAEVLGAVHQEARVSRAVELMVSHVDNLKRRNERDTELDETKKLNRKILRRNYSDPRDEGEFRQKDNKTSQQLHIGASRRRVSIAVINKQAQVCAVQVLPLQRHARTHAHQLCLFFCPRKRENWKEGCRSHSH, encoded by the exons ATGACAAGC ACTCTAAAGGCTCTGTGTCTGGACAGTATACGCAGTAAGATCCTCCAGAGACTAGAGCTGTGTCTGGATATACTGGGAGGAACAGTGGAGAGAATCTCCAACACAGCAGAGGTGTTGGGAGCTGTACATCAG GAGGCTCGTGTGAGTCGAGCGGTGGAGCTGATGGTGAGCCACGTTGACAACCTGAAGAGGCGtaatgagagagacacagagctggACGAGACCAAGAAACTCAACAGGAAAATCCTCCGTAGGAACTACAGCGACCCTAGAG ATGAAGGAGAGTTCAGGCAGAAGGACAATAAAACCTCTCAGCAG TTGCACATTGGTGCAAGTCGTCGAAGGGTCAGCATAGCAGTGATCAACAAACAAGCCCAGGTCTGCGCAGTTCAAGTCCTTCCTCTCCAAAGACATGCACGCACCCACGCCCACCAACTATGCCTATTCTTTTGCCCCAGGAAAAGAGAAAATTGGAAAGAGGGCTGCAGAAGTCATTCTCATTAG
- the mkrn4 gene encoding makorin, ring finger protein, 4 isoform X4, translating into MESDIGQSSHFRSGVTCRQFLNGSCRFGSRCHYLHELPSVLPPTSQICRYFQKGGCWFGDGCRYLHVTDPEAASAGLSRRGSAPVVHTPWVGHALPERRGSEPSLLQAQGFYSQGRRGAESMQTYVAHLQHNFGRQNTDITEEDVAEGSSQTSPHRRAASSHAHVPEPQASVQQCPETSAQTTVPSSTLSAQAGEWRPLVNQQEPSTLEVAAEHGASSATAAFQTAQEHTESFNQSKDVTCGICMETVYEKTSAEERRFGILPNCSHPFCLSCIVTWRKTKNFHEEVIKSCPQCRVKSAFYIPNKYWVEGQPKETLIRNFKAKCSKRRCSFFMRHGCCPFKTECLYWHDLPHGYRPPRRRRSAHSHHAMSLDDLGSLQLLDYVIAMTLLDDLLEDEDDDEFPLYLSEYDDYDLF; encoded by the exons ATGGAGTCAGATATAGGGCAATCTTCGCATTTTCGTAGTGGTGTGACTTGTAG GCAATTCTTGAACGGTTCATGCAGATTCGGTTCGCGCTGTCATTATCTACACGAGTTGCCATCAGTGTTGCCGCCGACATCCCAAATATGCAGGTACTTCCAGAAAGGTGGATGCTGGTTTGGAGATGGCTGCAG ATATCTCCACGTCACTGATCCTGAGGCAGCCAGTGCGGGGTTGAGTAGGAGGGGTTCAGCACCTGTGGTTCACACCCCGTGGGTTGGCCATGCACTACCAGAACGTAGAGGATCAGAGCCATCTCTACTGCAGGCACAGGGCTTCTACAGCCAAGGACGCCGGGGTGCAGAGTCCATGCAGACCTATGTAGCACACCTCCAACACAACTTTGGCCGTCAGAACACTGATATCACAGAAGAGGATGTAGCCGAAGGTTCATCGCAAACTTCACCGCACCGACGGG CGGCGTCATCACATGCTCATGTCCCAGAGCCCCAAGCTTCAGTCCAACAGTGTCCTGAGACATCGGCCCAAACTACAGTTCCATCCAGCACACTGTCGGCTCAAGCAGGCGAATGGAGGCCTCTAGTCAATCAGCAG GAGCCTTCCACCCTGGAGGTAGCAGCAGAGCATGGTGCCTCCTCTGCCACTGCTGCCTTCCAGACGGCCCAGGAGCATACGGAATCCTTCAACCAAAGTAAAGATGTGACCTGTGGCATCTGCATGGAGACTGTGTACGAGAAGACCAGTGCTGAGGAGAGGCGCTTTGGCATCCTGCCCAACTGCAGCCATCCTTTCTGCCTGAGCTGCATTGTCACCTGGAGGAAAACCAAAAACTTCCATGAAGAAGTTATAAA GAGCTGCCCACAGTGCAGAGTGAAGTCCGCATTTTACATCCCTAACAAGTACTGGGTGGAGGGACAACCAAAGGAAACCCTCATCCGTAACTTCAAAGCGAAATGCAG taAAAGAAGATGTAGTTTCTTCATGCGTCATGGATGCTGTCCCTTCAAGACTGAGTGTCTCTATTGGCATGACCTGCCTCATGGCTACCGACCACCTCGCCGACGCAGATCAGCACATTCT CACCATGCAATGAGTCTGGATGACTTGGGCAGCCTACAACTTCTTGACTATGTCATTGCTATGACTCTGCTGGATGACTTGCTGGAGGATGAGGATGACGATGAGTTCCCCTTGTACCTGAGTGAATATGACGATTATGACCTATTCTGA
- the mkrn4 gene encoding makorin, ring finger protein, 4 isoform X3: protein MESDIGQSSHFRSGVTCRQFLNGSCRFGSRCHYLHELPSVLPPTSQICRYFQKGGCWFGDGCRYLHVTDPEAASAGLSRRGSAPVVHTPWVGHALPERRGSEPSLLQAQGFYSQGRRGAESMQTYVAHLQHNFGRQNTDITEEDVAEGSSQTSPHRRAASSHAHVPEPQASVQQCPETSAQTTVPSSTLSAQAGEWRPLVNQQQEPSTLEVAAEHGASSATAAFQTAQEHTESFNQSKDVTCGICMETVYEKTSAEERRFGILPNCSHPFCLSCIVTWRKTKNFHEEVIKSCPQCRVKSAFYIPNKYWVEGQPKETLIRNFKAKCSKRRCSFFMRHGCCPFKTECLYWHDLPHGYRPPRRRRSAHSHHAMSLDDLGSLQLLDYVIAMTLLDDLLEDEDDDEFPLYLSEYDDYDLF from the exons ATGGAGTCAGATATAGGGCAATCTTCGCATTTTCGTAGTGGTGTGACTTGTAG GCAATTCTTGAACGGTTCATGCAGATTCGGTTCGCGCTGTCATTATCTACACGAGTTGCCATCAGTGTTGCCGCCGACATCCCAAATATGCAGGTACTTCCAGAAAGGTGGATGCTGGTTTGGAGATGGCTGCAG ATATCTCCACGTCACTGATCCTGAGGCAGCCAGTGCGGGGTTGAGTAGGAGGGGTTCAGCACCTGTGGTTCACACCCCGTGGGTTGGCCATGCACTACCAGAACGTAGAGGATCAGAGCCATCTCTACTGCAGGCACAGGGCTTCTACAGCCAAGGACGCCGGGGTGCAGAGTCCATGCAGACCTATGTAGCACACCTCCAACACAACTTTGGCCGTCAGAACACTGATATCACAGAAGAGGATGTAGCCGAAGGTTCATCGCAAACTTCACCGCACCGACGGG CGGCGTCATCACATGCTCATGTCCCAGAGCCCCAAGCTTCAGTCCAACAGTGTCCTGAGACATCGGCCCAAACTACAGTTCCATCCAGCACACTGTCGGCTCAAGCAGGCGAATGGAGGCCTCTAGTCAATCAGCAG CAGGAGCCTTCCACCCTGGAGGTAGCAGCAGAGCATGGTGCCTCCTCTGCCACTGCTGCCTTCCAGACGGCCCAGGAGCATACGGAATCCTTCAACCAAAGTAAAGATGTGACCTGTGGCATCTGCATGGAGACTGTGTACGAGAAGACCAGTGCTGAGGAGAGGCGCTTTGGCATCCTGCCCAACTGCAGCCATCCTTTCTGCCTGAGCTGCATTGTCACCTGGAGGAAAACCAAAAACTTCCATGAAGAAGTTATAAA GAGCTGCCCACAGTGCAGAGTGAAGTCCGCATTTTACATCCCTAACAAGTACTGGGTGGAGGGACAACCAAAGGAAACCCTCATCCGTAACTTCAAAGCGAAATGCAG taAAAGAAGATGTAGTTTCTTCATGCGTCATGGATGCTGTCCCTTCAAGACTGAGTGTCTCTATTGGCATGACCTGCCTCATGGCTACCGACCACCTCGCCGACGCAGATCAGCACATTCT CACCATGCAATGAGTCTGGATGACTTGGGCAGCCTACAACTTCTTGACTATGTCATTGCTATGACTCTGCTGGATGACTTGCTGGAGGATGAGGATGACGATGAGTTCCCCTTGTACCTGAGTGAATATGACGATTATGACCTATTCTGA
- the mkrn4 gene encoding makorin, ring finger protein, 4 isoform X2, which translates to MEQYGFPYHDSYERPSINRKICRQFLNGSCRFGSRCHYLHELPSVLPPTSQICRYFQKGGCWFGDGCRYLHVTDPEAASAGLSRRGSAPVVHTPWVGHALPERRGSEPSLLQAQGFYSQGRRGAESMQTYVAHLQHNFGRQNTDITEEDVAEGSSQTSPHRRAASSHAHVPEPQASVQQCPETSAQTTVPSSTLSAQAGEWRPLVNQQEPSTLEVAAEHGASSATAAFQTAQEHTESFNQSKDVTCGICMETVYEKTSAEERRFGILPNCSHPFCLSCIVTWRKTKNFHEEVIKSCPQCRVKSAFYIPNKYWVEGQPKETLIRNFKAKCSKRRCSFFMRHGCCPFKTECLYWHDLPHGYRPPRRRRSAHSHHAMSLDDLGSLQLLDYVIAMTLLDDLLEDEDDDEFPLYLSEYDDYDLF; encoded by the exons ATGGAACAATATGGGTTTCCGTACCATGACTCTTATGAACGTCCTTCAATTAATAGAAAGATTTGCAG GCAATTCTTGAACGGTTCATGCAGATTCGGTTCGCGCTGTCATTATCTACACGAGTTGCCATCAGTGTTGCCGCCGACATCCCAAATATGCAGGTACTTCCAGAAAGGTGGATGCTGGTTTGGAGATGGCTGCAG ATATCTCCACGTCACTGATCCTGAGGCAGCCAGTGCGGGGTTGAGTAGGAGGGGTTCAGCACCTGTGGTTCACACCCCGTGGGTTGGCCATGCACTACCAGAACGTAGAGGATCAGAGCCATCTCTACTGCAGGCACAGGGCTTCTACAGCCAAGGACGCCGGGGTGCAGAGTCCATGCAGACCTATGTAGCACACCTCCAACACAACTTTGGCCGTCAGAACACTGATATCACAGAAGAGGATGTAGCCGAAGGTTCATCGCAAACTTCACCGCACCGACGGG CGGCGTCATCACATGCTCATGTCCCAGAGCCCCAAGCTTCAGTCCAACAGTGTCCTGAGACATCGGCCCAAACTACAGTTCCATCCAGCACACTGTCGGCTCAAGCAGGCGAATGGAGGCCTCTAGTCAATCAGCAG GAGCCTTCCACCCTGGAGGTAGCAGCAGAGCATGGTGCCTCCTCTGCCACTGCTGCCTTCCAGACGGCCCAGGAGCATACGGAATCCTTCAACCAAAGTAAAGATGTGACCTGTGGCATCTGCATGGAGACTGTGTACGAGAAGACCAGTGCTGAGGAGAGGCGCTTTGGCATCCTGCCCAACTGCAGCCATCCTTTCTGCCTGAGCTGCATTGTCACCTGGAGGAAAACCAAAAACTTCCATGAAGAAGTTATAAA GAGCTGCCCACAGTGCAGAGTGAAGTCCGCATTTTACATCCCTAACAAGTACTGGGTGGAGGGACAACCAAAGGAAACCCTCATCCGTAACTTCAAAGCGAAATGCAG taAAAGAAGATGTAGTTTCTTCATGCGTCATGGATGCTGTCCCTTCAAGACTGAGTGTCTCTATTGGCATGACCTGCCTCATGGCTACCGACCACCTCGCCGACGCAGATCAGCACATTCT CACCATGCAATGAGTCTGGATGACTTGGGCAGCCTACAACTTCTTGACTATGTCATTGCTATGACTCTGCTGGATGACTTGCTGGAGGATGAGGATGACGATGAGTTCCCCTTGTACCTGAGTGAATATGACGATTATGACCTATTCTGA
- the mkrn4 gene encoding makorin, ring finger protein, 4 isoform X1 — protein sequence MEQYGFPYHDSYERPSINRKICRQFLNGSCRFGSRCHYLHELPSVLPPTSQICRYFQKGGCWFGDGCRYLHVTDPEAASAGLSRRGSAPVVHTPWVGHALPERRGSEPSLLQAQGFYSQGRRGAESMQTYVAHLQHNFGRQNTDITEEDVAEGSSQTSPHRRAASSHAHVPEPQASVQQCPETSAQTTVPSSTLSAQAGEWRPLVNQQQEPSTLEVAAEHGASSATAAFQTAQEHTESFNQSKDVTCGICMETVYEKTSAEERRFGILPNCSHPFCLSCIVTWRKTKNFHEEVIKSCPQCRVKSAFYIPNKYWVEGQPKETLIRNFKAKCSKRRCSFFMRHGCCPFKTECLYWHDLPHGYRPPRRRRSAHSHHAMSLDDLGSLQLLDYVIAMTLLDDLLEDEDDDEFPLYLSEYDDYDLF from the exons ATGGAACAATATGGGTTTCCGTACCATGACTCTTATGAACGTCCTTCAATTAATAGAAAGATTTGCAG GCAATTCTTGAACGGTTCATGCAGATTCGGTTCGCGCTGTCATTATCTACACGAGTTGCCATCAGTGTTGCCGCCGACATCCCAAATATGCAGGTACTTCCAGAAAGGTGGATGCTGGTTTGGAGATGGCTGCAG ATATCTCCACGTCACTGATCCTGAGGCAGCCAGTGCGGGGTTGAGTAGGAGGGGTTCAGCACCTGTGGTTCACACCCCGTGGGTTGGCCATGCACTACCAGAACGTAGAGGATCAGAGCCATCTCTACTGCAGGCACAGGGCTTCTACAGCCAAGGACGCCGGGGTGCAGAGTCCATGCAGACCTATGTAGCACACCTCCAACACAACTTTGGCCGTCAGAACACTGATATCACAGAAGAGGATGTAGCCGAAGGTTCATCGCAAACTTCACCGCACCGACGGG CGGCGTCATCACATGCTCATGTCCCAGAGCCCCAAGCTTCAGTCCAACAGTGTCCTGAGACATCGGCCCAAACTACAGTTCCATCCAGCACACTGTCGGCTCAAGCAGGCGAATGGAGGCCTCTAGTCAATCAGCAG CAGGAGCCTTCCACCCTGGAGGTAGCAGCAGAGCATGGTGCCTCCTCTGCCACTGCTGCCTTCCAGACGGCCCAGGAGCATACGGAATCCTTCAACCAAAGTAAAGATGTGACCTGTGGCATCTGCATGGAGACTGTGTACGAGAAGACCAGTGCTGAGGAGAGGCGCTTTGGCATCCTGCCCAACTGCAGCCATCCTTTCTGCCTGAGCTGCATTGTCACCTGGAGGAAAACCAAAAACTTCCATGAAGAAGTTATAAA GAGCTGCCCACAGTGCAGAGTGAAGTCCGCATTTTACATCCCTAACAAGTACTGGGTGGAGGGACAACCAAAGGAAACCCTCATCCGTAACTTCAAAGCGAAATGCAG taAAAGAAGATGTAGTTTCTTCATGCGTCATGGATGCTGTCCCTTCAAGACTGAGTGTCTCTATTGGCATGACCTGCCTCATGGCTACCGACCACCTCGCCGACGCAGATCAGCACATTCT CACCATGCAATGAGTCTGGATGACTTGGGCAGCCTACAACTTCTTGACTATGTCATTGCTATGACTCTGCTGGATGACTTGCTGGAGGATGAGGATGACGATGAGTTCCCCTTGTACCTGAGTGAATATGACGATTATGACCTATTCTGA
- the mkrn4 gene encoding makorin, ring finger protein, 4 isoform X5: MSLSCSLDRQFLNGSCRFGSRCHYLHELPSVLPPTSQICRYFQKGGCWFGDGCRYLHVTDPEAASAGLSRRGSAPVVHTPWVGHALPERRGSEPSLLQAQGFYSQGRRGAESMQTYVAHLQHNFGRQNTDITEEDVAEGSSQTSPHRRAASSHAHVPEPQASVQQCPETSAQTTVPSSTLSAQAGEWRPLVNQQQEPSTLEVAAEHGASSATAAFQTAQEHTESFNQSKDVTCGICMETVYEKTSAEERRFGILPNCSHPFCLSCIVTWRKTKNFHEEVIKSCPQCRVKSAFYIPNKYWVEGQPKETLIRNFKAKCSKRRCSFFMRHGCCPFKTECLYWHDLPHGYRPPRRRRSAHSHHAMSLDDLGSLQLLDYVIAMTLLDDLLEDEDDDEFPLYLSEYDDYDLF; the protein is encoded by the exons ATGAGCTTGTCTTGCAGTCTTGACAG GCAATTCTTGAACGGTTCATGCAGATTCGGTTCGCGCTGTCATTATCTACACGAGTTGCCATCAGTGTTGCCGCCGACATCCCAAATATGCAGGTACTTCCAGAAAGGTGGATGCTGGTTTGGAGATGGCTGCAG ATATCTCCACGTCACTGATCCTGAGGCAGCCAGTGCGGGGTTGAGTAGGAGGGGTTCAGCACCTGTGGTTCACACCCCGTGGGTTGGCCATGCACTACCAGAACGTAGAGGATCAGAGCCATCTCTACTGCAGGCACAGGGCTTCTACAGCCAAGGACGCCGGGGTGCAGAGTCCATGCAGACCTATGTAGCACACCTCCAACACAACTTTGGCCGTCAGAACACTGATATCACAGAAGAGGATGTAGCCGAAGGTTCATCGCAAACTTCACCGCACCGACGGG CGGCGTCATCACATGCTCATGTCCCAGAGCCCCAAGCTTCAGTCCAACAGTGTCCTGAGACATCGGCCCAAACTACAGTTCCATCCAGCACACTGTCGGCTCAAGCAGGCGAATGGAGGCCTCTAGTCAATCAGCAG CAGGAGCCTTCCACCCTGGAGGTAGCAGCAGAGCATGGTGCCTCCTCTGCCACTGCTGCCTTCCAGACGGCCCAGGAGCATACGGAATCCTTCAACCAAAGTAAAGATGTGACCTGTGGCATCTGCATGGAGACTGTGTACGAGAAGACCAGTGCTGAGGAGAGGCGCTTTGGCATCCTGCCCAACTGCAGCCATCCTTTCTGCCTGAGCTGCATTGTCACCTGGAGGAAAACCAAAAACTTCCATGAAGAAGTTATAAA GAGCTGCCCACAGTGCAGAGTGAAGTCCGCATTTTACATCCCTAACAAGTACTGGGTGGAGGGACAACCAAAGGAAACCCTCATCCGTAACTTCAAAGCGAAATGCAG taAAAGAAGATGTAGTTTCTTCATGCGTCATGGATGCTGTCCCTTCAAGACTGAGTGTCTCTATTGGCATGACCTGCCTCATGGCTACCGACCACCTCGCCGACGCAGATCAGCACATTCT CACCATGCAATGAGTCTGGATGACTTGGGCAGCCTACAACTTCTTGACTATGTCATTGCTATGACTCTGCTGGATGACTTGCTGGAGGATGAGGATGACGATGAGTTCCCCTTGTACCTGAGTGAATATGACGATTATGACCTATTCTGA
- the ppardb gene encoding peroxisome proliferator-activated receptor delta b produces MDVLQQLPSPEHLEQVNGETRTGPQPLCGPNSPHPLDTAADDIWTAREVEAVAPDFGGLTDLQELGVEEGEGSGVERPRSPISRVSWNGTGSQQNGENGGGEEEGLEKDKTSYSRQDSPAADNNYTDLSHTSSPSLSEQLRLGRDEATVPGINVECRICADKASGFHYGVHACEGCKGFFRRTIRMKLEYERCERACKILKKNRNKCQYCRFQKCLALGMSHDAIRYGRMPGAEKKKLVAGLLAEELDPHHLGGSDLKTLAKQVYQAYLKNLIMTKKKARSILTGKTSCTSPFVIHDVDTLWQAESGLVWNQLIPGAPLTKEIGVHVFYRCQCTTVETVRELTEFAKNIPGFVDLFLNDQVTLLKYGVHEAIFAMLPSLMNKDGLLVANGKGFVTREFLRSLRKPFSEIMEPKFEFAVKFNALELDDSDLALFVAIIILCGDRPGLMNVKQVEQSQDGILQALDQHLQANHQDSLYLFPKLLNKMADLRQLVTENALLVQKIKKTESETSLHPLLQEIYKDMY; encoded by the exons ATGGATGTGTTACAGCAGCTACCTTCTCCTGAGCACCTTGAACAGGTGAATGGGGAGACTAGGACAGGCCCGCAGCCCCTATGTGGCCCAAACTCTCCACATCCCCTGGACACGGCAGCTGATGATATATGGACTGCAAGGGAGGTGGAGGCAGTGGCCCCTGACTTTGGAGGGTTGACGGACCTGCAGGAGCTGGGGGTTGAGGAGGGTGAAGGCAGTGGGGTGGAGAGGCCGAGGTCCCCCATCTCGAGGGTATCATGGAATGGGACTGGCAGTCAACAGaatggagagaatggaggaggggaagaggagggactGGAGAAGGACAAGACTAGCTACAGCAGACAAGACAGTCCTGCTGCTGATAACAACTATACAG ACCTGTCTCACACGTCGTCTCCCTCGCTGTCGGAGCAGCTGCGTCTGGGACGGGATGAGGCCACAGTCCCTGGTATCAACGTGGAGTGTAGGATCTGTGCTGACAAAGCTTCAGGGTTCCACTACGGTGTGCATGCCTGCGAGGGCTGCAAG GGCTTCTTCCGGCGGACCATTCGGATGAAGCTGGAGTACGAGCGCTGTGAGAGAGCCTGTAAGATCCTGAAAAAGAACCGTAATAAGTGCCAGTACTGCCGCTTCCAGAAGTGCCTGGCCCTGGGCATGTCCCATGACG CGATCCGGTATGGGCGTATGCCGGGGGCTGAGAAGAAGAAGCTAGTGGCTGGCCTGCTAGCGGAGGAGCTGGACCCCCACCACCTTGGTGGCTCAGACCTCAAGACCCTGGCTAAACAGGTGTACCAAGCCTACCTGAAGAACCTCATTATGACCAAGAAGAAAGCCCGCAGCATCCTCACCGGCAAGACCAGCTGCACATCG CCATTTGTGATCCATGATGTGGACACCCTGTGGCAAGCAGAGAGTGGTCTAGTGTGGAACCAGTTAATCCCGGGAGCGCCCCTCACAAAGGAGATAGGGGTACACGTGTTTTACCGCTGTCAGTGCACCACGGTGGAGACGGTACGAGAGCTAACTGAGTTCGCCAAGAACATCCCAGGGTTTGTGGATCTCTTCCTCAACGACCAG GTGACACTACTGAAGTATGGTGTCCACGAGGCCATCTTTGCCATGCTGCCCTCCCTCATGAACAAAGATGGCCTCCTGGTGGCCAACGGGAAGGGCTTTGTGACCCGGGAGTTCCTGAGGAGCCTCCGTAAACCCTTCAGTGAGATCATGGAGCCCAAGTTTGAGTTTGCTGTGAAGTTCAATGCTCTGGAGCTGGATGACAGTGACCTGGCTCTGTTTGTGGCCATTATCATCCTGTGTGGAG ACCGCCCAGGTCTAATGAACGTGAAGCAGGTCGAACAGAGTCAGGACGGTATTCTCCAGGCCTTGGACCAGCACCTGCAGGCCAACCACCAGGACTCCCTCTACCTCTTCCCCAAGCTGCTGAACAAGATGGCCGACCTCAGACAGCTTGTCACAGAGAACGCCCTGCTGGTGCAGAAGATCAAGAAGACAGAGTCGGAGACCTCTCTGCACCCTCTACTACAGGAGATCTATAAGGACATGTACTGA